CAAGGACATCGAAAACACCGCTTTCGATGTACCTTGCCCATAAAGGATACAAGGTGGCGAATGTTCCGTTAGTTCCTGAGGTATCCCCCCCAGATGAACTGTTTAAAATCAAGAAGAGCAAATGCTTTGGTCTCATCATCACGCCGGATAAGCTTAACGCTATTCGCAAAGAGCGGCTCAAATCATTGGGACTTACCTCAAAGGCAAGCTATGCGAGCTATGAAAGGATTCTGGAGGAGTTGGATTATGCCGAGAAAATTATGAAGAGGGTCGGCTGCCCGGTTATAAACGTTTCCGACAAGGCTGTAGAAGAAACAGCCAGCGTTATACTCGATATTTTAAAAAATGAGAGGAGTTACAAATAATGACCAAATTCGTCTATCTTTTTAATGAAGGAAATACAACTATGAAGGAATTGCTGGGGGGCAAGGGTGCCAACCTGGCTGAAATGACGAACATTGGCTTGCCTGTTCCTTTTGGGTTTACAATCAGCACGGAGGCTTGTAACTCTTATTATGATAATAATAAAGCAATTTCTTCTGAGTTGAGGGAGCAAATTTTAAGAGCTCTTTCTGAACTAGAAAGCAAAACAGGAAAGAAATTGGGCGACCCTTCAAACCCTCTTCTCGTTTCCGTACGCTCTGGCGCTGTTTTTTCAATGCCAGGTATGATGGATACCATTCTGAACTTGGGGATGAATGCTGAGACAGTCGTCGGGATGGCAAAGCTGACAAATAATGCCCGCTTTGCTTATGATTCCTACCGCCGCTTCATCCAAATGTTCTCTGATGTTGTTTTAGGGGTGGACACTTTTTATTTTGAACAATATTTGGAGGAAACCAGGGAAGCGAAAGGCTATACCCATGATCCGGAAATGAAAGCCGAGGATTGGATGGAAGTCATTGAAGGATACAAAAAAATCGTACAAAAACATACAAAACAAGCTTTCCCAGAAGACCCAGAGGAGCAATTATTCCTCGCTGTTAATGCCGTTTTTGATTCATGGAATAATCAGCGCGCAAAAGTATACAGACGCTTGAACAGAATTCCAGATCATTTAGGAACAGCGGTCAATATCCAGAGTATGGTGTTTGGGAATATGGGAGAAGATTCCGGTACAGGCGTGGCATTTACCCGTAACCCATCGACGGGTGAGCATATATTGTATGGCGAATATTTAATTAATGCACAAGGGGAAGATGTTGTGGCGGGAATCCGTACGCCAGAACCGATTCAAGCATTAGAGAAGGATATGCCTGCCGTATTTAAACAATTCACGGATACTTGCAAAAAGCTGGAAAGTCATTATTTAGATATGCAGGATATTGAATTTACCGTTGAACGCGGGAAATTATATATTTTGCAAACTAGGAATGGGAAACGGACGGCTCAGGCAGCGATTCGGATTGCGGTAGAAATGGAGGAAGAGGGAATCATTGATAAGCAAACAGCGTTATTGCGTGTCGATCCTGAACAGCTTGATCAGCTTCTTCATCGCCGTATTGATGATACTCATGTTCGAAAGCAGCTCGCAAAAGGTCTTCCTGCCTCACCTGGTGCTGCGACTGGAGAAGTCGTCTTTGATGCCGATGAAGCCGAACAGCTTGCTTCAGAGGGCGTGAAGGTCATTTTAGTCCGTCCGGAAACCACCCCGGATGATATTCACGGAATCGTCGCTTCACAAGCAATCGTTACGAGCAGGGGTGGCATGACGAGCCATGCCGCCGTTGTTGCGCGTGGTATGGGAAAAGCCTGCATTTGCGGATGTGATGCCTTGAAGATCGATCTGAAGGAGAAGCAATTCAAGGTTGGCGAGGTAATCGTGAAGCATCGTGAAATAATCACGATTGATGGCTCTACTGGAGAAATCATGCTTGGCGAGATTCCAATGATTGAACCTGAATTATCGGCAGAATTCAAAACATTGCTGCAATGGGCTGATGAATTGAGAGACCTTGGGGTTCGAGCAAATGCCGATAACCCGGAAGACGCGAAGAAGGCAATGGAATTTGGCGCAGGCGGGATCGGTCTTTGCCGAACTGAGCATATGTTCATGGATGCGAAGCGTGTTCCTTTTGTACAAAGAATGATTTTGGCTGAAACTCTCACAGAGCGGGAAGAAGCGTTAAGTCACCTCCTTCCAATGCAGCAGGAGGATTTTGAAGGGATTTTTGAAGCAATGGAAGGTCATCCAGTAACGATTCGTCTTCTGGACCCGCCGCTTCATGAGTTCCTGCCTGACAAGGAAGAATTGCTTGTTGATGTGACGAAGCTGCAAATCCTGCATCCTGATAGCACAGAATTGGCTGAAAAAGAGGCACTATTGAAGAAGGTCCGCCAATTGGATGAATTCAATCCAATGCTTGGTCATAGGGGCTGCCGTCTAGGCATGATTCATCCTGAAATCTATGGCATGCAAGCGAAAGCCATCTTTTACGCCGTTGCTGCCATTATGAACAAGGGGCTTCCTGTGAAACCGGAAATCATGATTCCGCTTGTGGGTCATGTGAATGAGCTAAGACAGATGAGACAGCTAGTGATTGATACAGCTAAAGAGGTCGAGCAAGAAACAGGACTTACGTTCACCTATACAGTTGGAACGATGATTGAAATCCCTCGTGCGGCGATCACAGCGGATGAAATTGCCGAGGAAGCAGATTTCTTCTCCTTCGGCACAAATGATTTAACCCAGACCACCTTCGGCTACAGCCGTGATGATGCAGAAGGGAAGTTCCTGCAAACCTATATAGAAGAAAAGGTATTGCCTGAAAACCCATTTGCGGTCCTTGACCAAGGCGGTGTCGGCAAATTGGTGGAAATGGGTGTCCAATTAGGCAGAAAGACTAAGCCAGAACTTAAAACAGGTATTTGCGGGGAGCATGGAGGAGAGAAATTTTCGATTGAATTCTGCTACAAAACAGGACTTGATTATGTAAGCTGCTCGCCGTACCGTGTGCCTTTAGCAAGATTAGCGGCTGCCCAGGCAACAATCCGCAACAAAAAGTCAAAGGAACCTGTTTATTAAGTAAATTCATATATCTAACGATTTCTTTGATACTCATTCTAAATGAATCAAAATCATAATAATAATTAGACCTTATAAAGAGAAATCTTTGTAAGGTCTTTTTTTGACCGGGTTTAAACGTTGGTTTGAGAAAGCTTGTAAAAATTAGCGCTTTTAGAGCTTTTCGTCACATCAAAAATCTGATTTTAACATAATCAAAGAGGAAAAAGGCCTTGAAGGAGGGTTGTTTTGGGAATGTTGAGGAGGATAGAAAATTTAAAAAAATGTCGATAAAGAATGCTGCTAAGAGATATAATGAAATTTTTATAAATAACAAGCTCATTCTTTGAGATGGTAGATATGTTTTTTACATCTGTTCGATCTAAAAGATAATCAACTCTAATTCCATGAAATTAGTAATTAGACATAGAGCAGATAGGGGGATTTCGTGTTCGTCAGTCTAATACCTACTAATCGTCCTTTGATTCGCTGTGAAATTTACACTTTGAAATAATGTTGGATACATATCTTTGTCTATCCGTAATTCTTTTTGATTTTATTATAGTATACGCTTCAAAAGCCTATTGATTTTTAGGCTGAAAAAGCGAAAAATAATTATAGGAATATTTTTATTTTTTATCAGGAGGTCTAATGATGGGAAAGAATATTATTTCTAAAATACTATTTAGTGTAGGTATTATTGAATTTGTTTGTGGCATTTTTATATTTTTAGTATTATCGGATGATAACTTTTTGATTGGATTACCATTTCTTATTATGGGAATTATTTTTGGAATTATATTTGTAGGATTTTCAGAAATAATTAATCTCCTTCAAGACAATGTGGATAACCAAAATGAAATGTTACGTATGATGAAAGATAAAAAAACAACTGTAAATGACAAGACTAAGTCGATGATACAGGATATTGAATCTAATTTACCAGAAATGTGAGGTGTTTTTTGTGGGTGGAAGATTTGAAACGTTATATAAGTTACATGATAATTTATATAAAAAGGGTACTTCTATTATTGTATCGGGGGGAGTTTTATTAAAAGATAGAGAAACCGATAATATTGTTGCCCAGTTAAAATTTCAAAGTATATCTGAATATAAAATTAAGGCATTAAAAATTTCACTCAAAGCATATGATGTTTCAGATAAAATTGTTGAAGGAATTGAGGAGTATCAATATCTTGATTTGAACATAAATAATGGAGAGTATTTCGGTTCTAATAAGGCGATTGTAATGCCGGATAATGTAACCCGTTCTATCGAAATAGGAAAGATATTAGTGGTTTTTGAAGGAAGGGATAATAGCGAGATTTGTGGTGCTGAATTATTACCTTTAGAACCCCCGCAAAGTCTGGAGTCCGTTTTGGATGACCCTGAATTAATCAAGCAATATCAAATTGAGACTTCTACACAAAGCAAATATATTCCTACAACCATTCAAGATTTGTGGTTGTGTACTTGCGGAAAGCTGAACAATACAAATACTTGTACTAGTTGTAGAGTAAGTAAAGAAAAAATTTTTAATGCTTATAATCCTGTTCTTTTGGAAGAACAACTTAAAGTTCGTCTCGATGCAGAAGAAGTTGAGCGTGAAAGACAAGAGAGAATAGCTGAAATATCACGTCAAGAAGCAGAACAGCAAAAAAGAAAAAAAAGGAAACAGATAGTACGTATTACAAGAGTTACGGTTGTTATTGTTATAGTATTATCTATAATTGCCTTTGCATGGACAAAAATTATTAATCCTTCTATACAATATTCTAAAGCGGAATCGTATTATGAAAAGGGGGATTATGACAATGCGATTGTAATATATAAAGAATTAGGCGAATACAAGGATTCTGTTCAAAAATTAGCCTCTGCTATAGATTTAAATGATAAAGATCAAGCATATAGTAGTGCCTTATCTTTATTTAATGCTGGACAGTACTTAGATGCATTAAGACTATTTGAAAAAGTATATGAATATCCTGATGTCACATATTATAGGGGCAAATGCTACTTCGAAATAGAAAGCTACAAGCAAGCAATTGAACTTTATGAAGAGCTAGGAAATGATAGTGATTTTAAAAATGATGCCGAAAAAGAAATACTCGAAGGATACTATTATTTAGGATTGGATGCGTTGAGAAATGGTGAGTTTTCAATAGCAGAAGAGTATTTGAATAAGACAGAATATGGGGATTCAAAAGAAGCACTGCAGATAATCGAAAAAATTAAACAGGAAAAATGGATAGGTATATATAGGAATGACGAGGATGATTCTGAATGGATGCAAATAGTTTGTTCAGTGAATGAAGATTTGACATATACATATGAAGTTTATCGGCAATCTAGTATATGGGAAGATTATTCTACCAATCTAGTGGTAGAAGCTGATGGAACTATGATTCTCGTAGATGAATTCAATGATTATAACGAAGAAAATAACGGTGGTCATTGGATAGAAGAATCTACGCACCAATTCCAAGAAGATAAATCAGTATATGAAGATACGGGTGGATCAAAAGGATATGGAGGTGGCTACTCTACTATAAGAATCGATTTAAAGCAAGAGGGAGATAATTTAATATTGCATACTAAAGCACGTACCTCATCATTTGAGTATGGTGCAGAGGAAGAGGAAGAAGAATCAGAATACAGTACAGTTTATATAAGACAATAGCCAATAAAATACACAATATAAGTGAATCTTTATGGATAGAAACGATAAGACAAAAACAATAATCGTTGTCTTAAATTTTTTAGTAGCTATTTTGCCTAATGAGACGTTAAAAGATTTATGGACAAGGTAAACAATGTGTAGAAGATATGAAATTGTGTTGCAAAAAAGATGGGTAGATTATAATTAATATTTAAAAATTATGCTGTAAGAAGAAAACTTGGCAAGATCTTTTTTTGACTAGAATTTCAAATATAAAGCCGAGCAACCTTGTAAATTAAGTACTTCTGGAACTGACTACCACACAAAATAAAATTCTGATCCAAAGTGCATAATCAAAGAAGAAAATCACCTTGAAATAAAGTTGTATTCGGAACGGTGTGGAGGAAAGAAAAATTTGCAACAGTGACGAATTAATAAATAGATAAATCTAAACCTAGAGCCTCTTAGGGAAAATGAATTCCCTGAGGGGCTTTTTATGTTTAAAAATAGGCTAGTACAGGCTGTTTTGATAAATATAAATCAAAATACTTGAAAGTCAAAAAAGGTCAGAGTATAATAAGCTCATAGGTCAAAGATAGTCAAAGTCAAACTTGACCTTATTTATAATCGTTAACCAATTATGATAAAGATAAATGAAAAATAGAGGAGGAGTCACATATGTTATGTGAAAAATGCCAAAAAAATCAAGCGACAGTTCAAATGCAACTCCGCATCAATGGTCATCAGGAAAATCACCATTTGTGCTCTTCATGCTATAGAGAAGAGCGACAAA
This DNA window, taken from Pradoshia eiseniae, encodes the following:
- the ppdK gene encoding pyruvate, phosphate dikinase, coding for MTKFVYLFNEGNTTMKELLGGKGANLAEMTNIGLPVPFGFTISTEACNSYYDNNKAISSELREQILRALSELESKTGKKLGDPSNPLLVSVRSGAVFSMPGMMDTILNLGMNAETVVGMAKLTNNARFAYDSYRRFIQMFSDVVLGVDTFYFEQYLEETREAKGYTHDPEMKAEDWMEVIEGYKKIVQKHTKQAFPEDPEEQLFLAVNAVFDSWNNQRAKVYRRLNRIPDHLGTAVNIQSMVFGNMGEDSGTGVAFTRNPSTGEHILYGEYLINAQGEDVVAGIRTPEPIQALEKDMPAVFKQFTDTCKKLESHYLDMQDIEFTVERGKLYILQTRNGKRTAQAAIRIAVEMEEEGIIDKQTALLRVDPEQLDQLLHRRIDDTHVRKQLAKGLPASPGAATGEVVFDADEAEQLASEGVKVILVRPETTPDDIHGIVASQAIVTSRGGMTSHAAVVARGMGKACICGCDALKIDLKEKQFKVGEVIVKHREIITIDGSTGEIMLGEIPMIEPELSAEFKTLLQWADELRDLGVRANADNPEDAKKAMEFGAGGIGLCRTEHMFMDAKRVPFVQRMILAETLTEREEALSHLLPMQQEDFEGIFEAMEGHPVTIRLLDPPLHEFLPDKEELLVDVTKLQILHPDSTELAEKEALLKKVRQLDEFNPMLGHRGCRLGMIHPEIYGMQAKAIFYAVAAIMNKGLPVKPEIMIPLVGHVNELRQMRQLVIDTAKEVEQETGLTFTYTVGTMIEIPRAAITADEIAEEADFFSFGTNDLTQTTFGYSRDDAEGKFLQTYIEEKVLPENPFAVLDQGGVGKLVEMGVQLGRKTKPELKTGICGEHGGEKFSIEFCYKTGLDYVSCSPYRVPLARLAAAQATIRNKKSKEPVY
- a CDS encoding CDC27 family protein, giving the protein MGGRFETLYKLHDNLYKKGTSIIVSGGVLLKDRETDNIVAQLKFQSISEYKIKALKISLKAYDVSDKIVEGIEEYQYLDLNINNGEYFGSNKAIVMPDNVTRSIEIGKILVVFEGRDNSEICGAELLPLEPPQSLESVLDDPELIKQYQIETSTQSKYIPTTIQDLWLCTCGKLNNTNTCTSCRVSKEKIFNAYNPVLLEEQLKVRLDAEEVERERQERIAEISRQEAEQQKRKKRKQIVRITRVTVVIVIVLSIIAFAWTKIINPSIQYSKAESYYEKGDYDNAIVIYKELGEYKDSVQKLASAIDLNDKDQAYSSALSLFNAGQYLDALRLFEKVYEYPDVTYYRGKCYFEIESYKQAIELYEELGNDSDFKNDAEKEILEGYYYLGLDALRNGEFSIAEEYLNKTEYGDSKEALQIIEKIKQEKWIGIYRNDEDDSEWMQIVCSVNEDLTYTYEVYRQSSIWEDYSTNLVVEADGTMILVDEFNDYNEENNGGHWIEESTHQFQEDKSVYEDTGGSKGYGGGYSTIRIDLKQEGDNLILHTKARTSSFEYGAEEEEEESEYSTVYIRQ